GTGCAATACCGGCTGGACATGCAGTAATTGCCAAAACCGTTTTGCCTTGTTTCTGAACAGTCGCCACTGTTTTTTCTTCGCTTATACAGTCCAGATAATCGAATAGCTCCCGGCTCGTCTTGGAATGAAGCAAGCGATTTTTATACGTTACATCCGTCAATCTTGTCATGAACTCTCCTAATAGGGCAAGATGTGTAGTACCTGCCTCATTTTCCGGAATGGCAAGTAAAATGACCAATTCCACCCGGTTGTTTGGATCGATACTTTCCCAAGTATCCAAAGGTTTTTGAAGTGTTGCGATTGCAAAAGCAGCTTCTTTTACTGCAACCGACTTGCCATGCGGAATTGCAATCCCACCTTCAATTCCGGTAGCAGAGAGCTTTTCCCTCTCCATCACAGCTTGATAAAAATCTTCCTCAGAATATAATTTGCCTGCTTCATGTAATTTTTTAACGAGATATTTTATAGCATCTTCTTTTGAGTAAAAGGATTGCTTTGTAACAATCAAGTTGGGCGAAGTTAGATCTTTTAATAACATTTTCATGCCTCCTTTTTCTTTCTCTGTCGGTTGACTTGATTAGATGCAAGCCGTATTTCTTTACATGCAAGCACTCAATATACAGCGATTAAAAGCAGCAAACAACACTATATATAGTAGATTTGCCATGTATTTTTAAACATTTTTCGCGAACTGCAATTCGTGAATCCATCGTAGCACAAAAAAAATAAGAAGTGGTTTTCTTCTTATTTTTACACGGTTTCAACCTATTAAAAGCGTTTTCATGTGTATTTATACACAACACCCTGTGGATTTCCAATAAAATTCTGACAATATTCGCAACACAATCATAATCGGTGTCCGATCCGTAACATTATATTGATTCAATATTTTTTTTGGGGAAAAACAATATAAATTGATATCGGCTAATTTTTGTAAAGAATTCTTTCCGAAATGTGTAAGCGAAATGATTGTAATACCTTTCTCCTTTCCGATTTCGGCAATTTCCAAAATTTGTCGAGTCTCTCCGGATAAGCTTATGAGAAAAAGAACATCATGATTCCCCAGCTGGTTTAACTCATACAACATTTCGTGCCTATGAATATGAAATTCGGAATGTTTTCCTACAACTTTCAGATCCTTTACGATCATCTCACAGAATGGAGCGGAATCCCCCACGCCGAAAAAAAGAACATGCGGGGCTTCCCTGATCATTTTCGCTGCTATCGCAATCCTATTCATATCAACGAGCCTAAAGGTTTTATTTATATAAAAGTACAAACTATCTTCTTGTTCATTGGATTCTGTATGGATTTCCTCTTTCAGGCTGTTCTTTAATTGAGAAAAGCCTTCATACCCTAATTTTTTGGAAAGTCTGGTAATCGTATTCGGCACTGTAAACAAATTTGCGGCTAAACTCTGGATCGATAGGCTGACTACTTCTTTTTTATTTTTTACGATATATTCAATAATTTGATCATCTGTATCATTGAGCTTATATTCATATTTTTGGACCCGTTCTTCAAATAGCATTGCCGAATATCCCCTCGCTTAGCCTCTCCAAATGTTTTCAAGTGCATTTACAAACTATATTTTATCAGCGAACGATTTACATTTAAAACTAATACAGGCAACTTCTTATTTACATCTTTACATCAATAGCGGCATAGAACTGAATCATACCTAAAAACTACAATATGAATTAGGGCTTTTTTCATCAGTATATCCCAATTGTCGAGAAAATTTCGACTCCGCTTTGTCTGTCCATAAAACGCAGGCCAAAACGAATGATCCAGCGTCTTGATCAATTGTAATTACCTAAAGAGAAAGCCACCGTTCCGGGTGGTTCGTGCAAATGCTTTATGCTATAATTTTATTTTAGTAATCGAAATAATTTTAAGGAGATAGATAGTATTATGAGCAAATTATTTCCTGCTGCAGTATGGGCGACTGCATTTGCGGCATTAATTGCTTTTATGGGAATTGGTGTGGTAGACCCGATCCTCGGCTCAATCCTTAAAGCAATGGGAGGAACGCCGTTTGAAGTGGAATGGTTATTCACCAGTTACATTGCCGTCATGGCGTTGGCCATGTTGCTCTCAGGCGTATTGGCTACCCGCTTTGGCGCACGTCGTGTGATGCTGATCGGTTTGACGCTGGTCGTCATTTTTGCCAGTTTGAGCGGACTTGCTCCGACAATCGGAATCTTGGCGGTAGTACGGGGCGGTTGGGGGCTTGGCAACGCATTTTTCACTTCAACCGCATTGTCAATTATTGTCGGTGCATCAACGCGAGGAATGGCTGCCGCTATCACTCTATACGAAGCGGCATTGGGTCTGGGGTTGGCAAGCGGGCCGCTCTTGGGCGGTTTTCTCGGCAATATCTACTGGCGTTTGCCGTTCTTTGGTACAGCTATGTTAATGCTGATCGCCTTGATATTTACTTTCACACAAGTGAAAGAAACCGGCAACAAAGAGCAGCCGCGGAAAGCTATTGACTTGTTTCGTGCATTGCGGCACCCAGCAGTGTTAGCCAATTCATTAATCGGCCTTCTTTACAGCTTTGCATTCTTCACGATTCTGGCCTATTCTCCGGTAACGCCTCAATTGGAACAATTAGGCGCTATGGGTACCGGCTTCACATTTTTCGGTTGGGGCGTTCTGGTTGGTATTTCGTCAGTATTTGTGGTGAACTGGCTGCGGCCGCTGATGGGACCCGTCAAACTCCTTACCATGAATCTGCTTTGCTTGGCAATCATCATGATTCTCGCTGCACG
Above is a window of Fodinisporobacter ferrooxydans DNA encoding:
- a CDS encoding MurR/RpiR family transcriptional regulator is translated as MLFEERVQKYEYKLNDTDDQIIEYIVKNKKEVVSLSIQSLAANLFTVPNTITRLSKKLGYEGFSQLKNSLKEEIHTESNEQEDSLYFYINKTFRLVDMNRIAIAAKMIREAPHVLFFGVGDSAPFCEMIVKDLKVVGKHSEFHIHRHEMLYELNQLGNHDVLFLISLSGETRQILEIAEIGKEKGITIISLTHFGKNSLQKLADINLYCFSPKKILNQYNVTDRTPIMIVLRILSEFYWKSTGCCV
- a CDS encoding MFS transporter; translated protein: MSKLFPAAVWATAFAALIAFMGIGVVDPILGSILKAMGGTPFEVEWLFTSYIAVMALAMLLSGVLATRFGARRVMLIGLTLVVIFASLSGLAPTIGILAVVRGGWGLGNAFFTSTALSIIVGASTRGMAAAITLYEAALGLGLASGPLLGGFLGNIYWRLPFFGTAMLMLIALIFTFTQVKETGNKEQPRKAIDLFRALRHPAVLANSLIGLLYSFAFFTILAYSPVTPQLEQLGAMGTGFTFFGWGVLVGISSVFVVNWLRPLMGPVKLLTMNLLCLAIIMILAARAGSVELITLVIISGFFCGIANALFTTLAMEVSPFTRSISSGTYNFVRWSGAALAPIICGWIGQTFGAQVPFWIGAIILFIGFLAMLSTRRVLETALEMNGNAEGLHH